A part of Aegilops tauschii subsp. strangulata cultivar AL8/78 chromosome 2, Aet v6.0, whole genome shotgun sequence genomic DNA contains:
- the LOC141040976 gene encoding uncharacterized protein produces MASRRVLVRAVLTALPIFALSVLKDKVCLLVVKGGLGILNLHRFSAALRLRWLWLVWQQPRQLWMNFLAPCDQGDRELSASATSVQVDNKLASTWLGSATLCREFPNFFKHTRRKSRTVETASANDQWIRDLHHGNTANIVNEFLQLWRKIQRAGIVLSLEEDKISWVAEGGSMYSASTAYNLQTQEASPSGIKSAVWKARAPGSVKIFAWLLHHDRLWCNDRLQQHGWPNGYFCTLCIRNQESSTHLLWDCPFSSSIWHTMSTRVGYAALKEKQEMHHGSLRHFQRLIALTPAGFKKGLKSMFLMIVWEIWKERNACIFGNKLSQTEHVLPAIRGSLELWRLPGARCLELPFGKM; encoded by the exons ATGGCCAGCAGGCGGGTGCTCGTGCGCGCAGTCCTCACTGCCCTGCCCATCTTCGCTCTGTCAGTCCTGAAG GATAAGGTTTGCCTACTTGTTGTCAAGGGTGGGCTCGGCATACTGAATCTTCATCGTTTCAGCGCGGCACTACGGTTGAGATGGCTTTGGCTCGTATGGCAGCAACCACGGCAGCTGTGGATGAACTTCCTGGCTCCATGCGACCAGGGGGATCGGGAGCTGTCTGCAAGTGCAACTTCGGTGCAGGTCGACAACAAGCTTGCAAGCACATGGCTTGGATCCGCGACGTTGTGTCGTGAGTTTCCGAACTTCTTCAAACATACAAGAAGAAAGAGCAGGACAGTGGAAACCGCGTCGGCAAATGATCAATGGATACGAGACCTGCATCATGGAAACACGGCCAACATTGTCAACGAATTTTTGCAGCTGTGGCGAAAGATTCAGAGGGCAGGCATAGTTCTTTCCCTTGAAGAGGACAAGATTAGTTGGGTGGCCGAAGGAGGAAGCATGTATTCAGCTAGCACTGCCTACAATCTTCAAACCCAGGAGGCCTCGCCATCGGGAATCAAATCTGCAGTCTGGAAGGCCCGGGCTCCAGGCAGTGTGAAAATATTTGCTTGGCTGCTGCATCATGACAGACTGTGGTGCAATGACCGGCTACAGCAGCACGGATGGCCAAATGGATATTTCTGCACCCTCTGCATCAGAAACCAGGAGAGCTCAACGCACCTCCTTTGGGACTGCCCCTTCTCCTCCTCGATCTGGCACACGATGTCCACCAGGGTCGGCTACGCAGCCTTGAAGGAGAAGCAGGAGATGCACCACGGCTCCCTAAGGCACTTCCAGAGGCTGATCGCTCTCACACCAGCTGGATTTAAGAAGGGTCTCAAGTCGATGTTCTTGATGATTGTCTGGGAAATCTGGAAGGAGCGGAATGCTTGCATTTTCGGAAATAAGTTGTCGCAAACAGAACATGTCCTGCCTGCCATCAGGGGAAGCTTGGAACTGTGGCGACTGCCGGGCGCACGCTGTCTTGAGCTCCCCTTTGGGAAGATGTAG